CTTAAGATTCCTGTATGATTTGtgtgtaaaatcttaatttgtaagtGGCTGTGAcataaaaaaagtacaatatttccctcagaagtagaagtataaagtggcatgaaatggaaacccattgaatgaagtgtttggggtgagttactacctcttgcagacatgcaataacaggagttgtgatgtcacaatgaAACAGTTGGGAAAattgcacttacagtttagagaagaCTGTTTCTAAAAAGTGAGCCAAAGcgattgaaaaaaaactgtaaccCAAAttctaaaacaaaagaaaaaccccTGTAGTATTAGAACAACGTTTACCCAAAGGCAGACTGCAGTGTgcagacatttaaaaatgtccaaCAATCTCAGTGGAAGGAAGCTGCTCAGTTCCCGGAGGAGGGGCGGTGCAAAGAAACAGAGCTGTGGGCGGAACAAGGAGGAAATCACGGCGTCCCCTCTACAATCCACCccttgactctctctctctctcctcctacGGGGGCCATTGCAAAATACACGCAGCAGatttcacctcctcctcgcCTTCATCAACATGATCATATATCAGATCCATGTTTTGCTCAGATTTGATTTGCAAAGATGTTGTTTTCACCCAGTCTTTTACGTGTCTGCCAGCTGGGCAAATACGTGGCTGTTGACATGACAATCCTGTGCAACTATAGCAGCATTATAAACACTATTTTAGAGCTCCTTAAACGAGTTCAGTTTTACCTCTAGGGCTGGGAAGAAGGCTGGACCTGTCTTTGTGTGGGAGTTGGAggcaatgtgtatgtgtgtatttatgtatgtacatattaaatgttaaatgtaagatagaatttttcttttgtattatggcaccgatgttatgttttgttatgtttgttttgctATGTTTGGAAAAAAGGAATACAAAGAATTTTCCACCTTAATCGAGTTCAGAAGACTTCAGATTGACTGTAAAAGTCCCCATGGGAATATtaaagcaaagagatgaaacttaATACTGACTACAGGCACACTTCAAGTCCCCAAGGGAATATTAGGAATATCACAGGAGCACTATAAAGTGTTATAATGTCACTAAACTGGTGCTGTAGAAGAATATTACAGGATTATGATAGcaattgtgtgagtgtgtgtcagcAGGGGGCCATTGCAAAATACAAACAGCAGatttcacctcctcctcgcCTTCATCAACATGCATCAGATCCATGTTTTGCTCAGATTGATTTGCAAAGATGTTGTTGTCACCCAGTCTTTTACGTGTCTGCCAGCTGGGCAAATACATTGCTGTTGACATGACAATCCTGTGCAACTATAGCAgcattaaaaacaatatttttagaGAAGTGCACATCCTTAAACGAGTTCAGAAGACTTGAGATTGACTGTAATAGTCCCAATGGGAACATTAAAGGAAGAGATGAAACTTAATACTGACTACAGCCTACCTCGGGACCTCAGGTTAGCTAGCTCTACTACCACTTTTAATCTCTTTTAAAAgcccatttttataaaaaggctttttttaacaccgtaaggcaacagcttggtgcaCCTTTTTCCCACACTTTATATTGTCCTCTTTTGGCTCATGTGTagtaacttattgttttgataccactggttacgggttttagttttctcattatttggtgtttatgttttgtttttttattgttgtttttattttctctgtatttcatttcactttgaaactatgtttagaaaggtgctatacaaataaagattattattattattattattacaggcACACTTCAACTCCCCCAAGGGGAATATTAGGAACATCATGGGAGCACTATAAAGTGTTATAATGTCACTAAACTGGAGCTGTAGACGAATATTACAGGATTATTATAATAGCAatgatgtgagtgtgtgtcagcAGCACTTCTTCTGCAGCCAGTTAtagagtagcttttcacatctatcaataaactgttcatctgtcaaatgtttcaaaagactcttaaagggtcatttaattgctgttttgtaattgctttcCCCCATGTTGTCCgagtatctgtttttatgttttttttattttttcccacccacaatgttgtttggttacgattgcccagaagtctttatagatatttaaatcaatatcctcctcacaaacactaaccatacacttccacgcaacacacacacatcttttttgatatatttactgtattgttattgttgttattatatatatatatattgtcctaattgtttgttatcactattatgtagtcatattatttattttatactaatcttgtcctaattgtttgttatcactattatgtagtcatattatttctttatattaatcttgtcctaattgtttgttatcactattatgtagtcatattatttctttatattaatcttgtctctaggtggaggcttcagataatcCCAGTGGGGTTtattttgcctcttcctgcactgtatattattcatttatttttgttgttatgttgtatagtcttaaattgtgcaaaacaaatagaaatagaaaacaaaattgACTGTAAAAGTCCCCCTGGGAATATTAAAGCAAGAGATGAAAcataaaggtactatatgtaactttcagaaaagccttgttattaattgttacatatagtacctttaatacTGACTACAGGCACACTTCAAGTCCCCCAAGGGAATATTAGGAATATCACAGGTACACTACAAAGTGTTATAATGTCCCTAAACTGGTGGCTCTAGAAGAACATTAcaggattattattatagcaatgatgtgtgtgtgtcagcagcacTTCTTCTGCAGCCTGCAACACAGTGAACAGATTGATAATAGAGGTACAGAGACAAGACTTAGTGTTATTAGCTTGTTATTCCAGAGGGGTAAGCCTCGCTGGCTGCATAGCTACACAAAAAACAGGAGGAAGTCGTGTTGAATGGGCTGAAAAATACTAAATGTATCATGACAAGTGTAGCAGAAACACGTCCACAGTATAGTATAGGTCTCTCACACAGCTGACCTGAAACACTGCTGCACCTCAAAGCAGCCATCACCGTTTTATGCGTTTactccacaaacacacaggcgACGCACACGGTGAGGTGACCACgtaatacacacatacatacatacatacatacatacacgtaGGGCCTGTGTAATAAGACATTCATGTGCACACACTCCTAACTTCCAGTACTCACTGCGGCTGTGGTCACTGTGTTTACGTTGCTGCCCCGTCGGTTGTGAAATAAGCTCCGTgtggaaacaaacagaaaaagaaaaggccAGTCACATCTCCTCGTCAGTTAGTCCGCTGTTGTCAAGGTAACAGACTGGTCAACCGAGGTGAAAGGCTGCTCTCTTTCAAGGCTTGTCTTCCTGTCTCGTATCGTGTCTCCttgtctgtctcttctgtctgtcttctccctcctctctgtctctgccagctctctctctctctacctacTGGTGGTGGCTCCTCCAACTGCTCTGCTAGGGCGCTCCCGTGACGTCACGACGTTGGAAAAGCGCGCCCCCGAGACGTATTCCACCCTctactagtgatgggaattccggctctttttagtgagccagatcatttggctcagctcaccaagaagagccggctctttcggcttcCCAAACGGcccttcattttaccacttctgcctttttaaaattcagccaaatttagcgctgttttgacctatgattagtatgtgtgcacatatatcacttatttgtaactttcagaaatacttgttaacagcgacacctgtggccattaagtcaacgaaagtcagcatcgggttcacgcttgctcgctctacatagacatgaacgagcatcgctcaaaacagtgaggcgacacacgtcagctaaaaccacaatatcactctatatttcagctgcttggcagtaatgttacctgaccagacgaaggtctctccatgaatcaatgctgatcctagtgttggcttgtCCTGCCTCagcaaaagcgggtcggtgccgaggttgaagcaggaagagaaacgttatcgcctcccgactgcgcccggagggagacaccggcacccggtcggaggcgataacgtttctcgctgcggagccccatcacttcacaagaaacGGAAAACCTCTggtggtctggaggagctgcagcatttatttttgcacaaacgtccattgtacattcactagatattctcagagctaaactaactcttatGCGAGCGCACATAtgtgcgagcgtgcatgggttCCCTAcctggtacatttatacgcttaaaaagttacaaacagtccctttaaattattcaatataattatactaaaccttttaatttccagaataccgtaattatacatgctgcttcgtttccgactgtcactcatcttgtctgctattcgcgcaccacactcgtctctctctttctctcctcctcttcctccttctctgtacctgtagaccgtcagcgcgccatgcaccccgcccctccctgcttgatggtatgatccttgtctgtcatcacctgatttgtcgcacggacgtcattaatacaacattcagtcacagtcagtgcatggagtgcccgtggcgcgtagaagatcgtcctatcattctgccttgaattgattaaagaaaaaatttaaaaaaaacgtctctcggacgggagccggctcttatcgttcacttaaaagagccggctcaaagaaccggctcgttcgtaccgacacatcactactcCCCTCGTCCCGCTCCCTCTCAGCTGAGTATGCTAATGATGCTGATTCATAATTATCAATATTTCATAAGGAAAaacttctttatttttatatcctGTAAATTTAGCTTAACCCTACTTTCTTTCTCCAGTCCGGCTACAATTTCTCTCTTGTTTATCTTCTTTAATCAACAAAAATACTGTAACAAACTTCTCTCTTTCTGGGTGACTCGTTCTCTTGGGGTGACTCGACTCCGAGTCTGTTACACTCACACCTGTCCCCCCGGCAAACAATGCCAGGTAGGAACTAAAGTTACTAGCATTACTACAACCAGCATGTatagcaataaataaataaataaaataacagctAAAGTGCTATAAATGTGCATATTACTGCatctatattcactttttttaatagtcgtgtatcacagctgttaccctgcactatattcagttttaacagttttcttcatcttgtatttttacatctggtatatttttttgtactttgtactactaacctttttactgcctttttactaacatgttttgcactaacgaactgtgatgctggaaaattgatttccctcgggatcaataaagttactatctatctatctatctatctatctagatagatagatagatagatagatagatataaatatctatctatctatctatctatgtaataaTACAATTTCATTCTTCATGTCCAAAATAACAATGTGGAATTATTCCTATCAATGTGTACCATAAcctcaaaataaaatgtgtgaaatTATGAAATTCAACAGTTCAGATAAATTATTTATTGACTTGCTAATAGaggtattcagatcatttatttattgataaatGTAGTAAGATCATACTGGAAAAATACTGTCCCCTGGAAACAATAACAGATGGGAACTAAAATTACTAGCATTACTAGACCTAGTATGTATagcaatatataaataaaataacagttAAAGTGCTATAAATGATAATGGAATAATTACTGCATGTAATAATACAACTTAATTCTTCAAGTCCAAAATAACAATGTGGAATTATTCCAACTAAAATATATAGGCTATATCTTTCCAAAGTATATTGTAACAACATAAATTACTATGGTCATCTATGACCTAAAAATATAATGTGTACAGTAACTGAGGTTACATTAGCATCTTATGTGGATAACTGATGATGAAATTCACTGGTTCAGATAAATGATTTATTAGCTTGCTAAtagaggaagtattcagatcctttacttactTATAAAAGTAgacaacactgtaaaaaatactcctttacaagtaaaagatataaaaaatgtaatgtaaaaaaaaattaaaatgttaaatgtcaaaatgttactaaagtaaaagtttgtattattaacaaaatgtaattaaagtatcaaaagtaacaTTACACAATGCAGAAAAATGCCACCTGTGACGCTTATATATTAGATTAATATATTACCAATGAGTTAATGTgcaagcagcattttactgttgtaattGGTGGAGCTTATTTTtaactattactattatataatCTTGGCTTGTTTAATCTATAGTGATGCATCAAATTTCTTAAGATTCCTgaatgttttgtgtgtaaaatcttaatttgtaagtGGCTGTTAcataaaaaaagtacaatatttccctctgaagtaggagtagaagtataaagtggcatgaAATGGATAACGCTAGGATAAGTACCTCTTAACTGTATTTAACAGTgttgttattgtgtttatttggcTGTGAGATGGCCATAGGAGAAGATGATGACCGGGGTCATATTCAGTCCGGGGTCCTAGATCAGTGATGGTGAGCTGTGTGGGTCAGCAGAGGCTGCGTGATTTATATGGTTCAATAATACCTCTCAAAAGTAGAAATGGCATGGCCTTTTTAACCACAAACCTGTATCACGCTGAGTACGCTTGGTTTTTAGTAATGTTAAAGTcattattatacatataatTTCCTCACTCTTACAGAAGAGGCCTCTCATCTTTTTAGTTTGATGCTTATAAGTATTTTTGCATCCATGCATTGGACCTATGTATGTTCACACTTCTTGTCAGTCTGTATTTGATGAGTGAATGACCCACAAACAGTGTCTGACTGGAGTATGTGACATATTTCATAGCTGGTCACCCTGGCCTCCCAGGTCTctttctctgcctgtctctctcacacacaattACACATCATCCTAAAGAAATCTTTCCAACTAGAcactgaccacacacacacacacacacacacacacacacacacacacacacacacagtgtcccAGTTCCCAGGGCGCCAGTCAGTCAGACAGCTGAGGTATAAATAGTCTGCTGGCTAAAGTTCCCCTTTAGAGAAAAACTCCAGGAGTGGTGGACCAGCGCTCTCTTCTGAAATGTCTCTATAATCTGATCAGTGGAAACTTTTACTGGTggcttttatgtgtttttatcatTGTAAAGAACGACTAAAAGGTTCCCCTTTTCTAATCAGAACAGAACACATGAGCAAGGCACATGACACCCCAACGGGACTCAATCAATATAATCtgaggaaacagaaaaaaagttcaGAGACACTTTTATTAAGCTGTATATTACATATCAGATGCATAGTACATACATGATAAAAACCTGGTTTTGACGCTTGTTTATCAAATATGTTTTGGCCAAGCATGCCAGATAGGTTGACATTCAGAAAAAGCTTGTATTTAGATGAGTGCATTGTGGACCCTGAAGTCAATGGGTTTCACATAAAGTGATCAAAAGATAAATATTACATGCTCACAATTGTATAATAAGATTCCAAGAAGCAAATGTGGTGCatctcatatacagtctatggtgcaaCCCCACAGGCTATGTAAGCCTAACCTTGAGCCCAAAGTTAAACATGCGACTAATGACTATGTTCTTTATCGATTAACATGCTGATTATcttcttgattaatcgtttggtctgtaaaatgacAGAAGACcttgaaaaatgtccaacacAATTGTGGAAAGCCCATATTAACATATTTAAGTATCTTCTCTTGTCTGAACAACAGTTCAAAAccaaaatatatttagtttattatCACACAAGCCTAAGAAAACAGGCAAATATTCACATCTGAGAAGCTAGAAACAGAgatttttgggggcatttttgcattaaaatgactttaatgattaattgattatcaaaatgacTAGAGATTTTGTACTTAaacctatactgtatatcaaacgCACTTCTGAAAGTGACAAAGGTGAAATTGGGTTCCTATGATGCCATTGTCCACTCCTTGTTTCCTCCTACAGTAACATCTCTGAGAAACAGACCAGAGCACTGGTTAAACAATGGTTCCATCTCCTGGTCAGATACTGGTATTGCAACATGAATGTAAATATAGTGTACGACTGATATACCTTTGAAATGAACCTCATCACCACCTGTCAGGTAAGTGACTTTACTGGCTTTGTTCAgttaaagactttttttttggctaTATggctggaaaaacaaaaagaaaacttagaattaaatgaaagaatatatattttacacagaGTTGTATTGTCCTTTTGTAATGTGTGATACAACTACTATTACTACAGTCTCTAATTTGTTAATAGAGCTCTGAAATCTGACATGAGAAAACTTTTCGGTACAAGTTACACATCCTCTCACCACTTGCCTATGGGCAAGTTGTGTGGGCTACAGGAGTGATTACGAGCTCGCTGTCATAATCATCTTCAAAGATACCAAAAATAGGGTAGAGCTTTGATCTGTTACTTAAGGGAATGCCAGTCCAATAATGGAGAAAAGATTTGAGTGATGATTTGGTCTCATTGAAGGCACACCCTGAGTAGGAGTAGATCAGAGTCCTGGCGTCCACGTCATAGAAGGAGACCTCTCCCTTCTCGTAATCAACAAACACACCAACCGTCTGGTGCCTTTGCCTCACGTGCAGGGTAGCCGGACTAAAACTATTAGCTAAACATTCCCCATCTTGGTTGTAGATTCCACAAAGTGTCCAGCCTCCATCCTTCGGCATGGGTAAGGAAATCATTTCCCCGTTTAAGGGCTCTTTGACCACTCCCAGTACCCAACCTTTACTCCCACTGACCTGAACTTCATAGTAGAACCTGCCTGAGGAAAAACGCTCTTTCCCAAGGATGAAGGGTTGACGACCACATAGGAAAGACAGGAAACCACCACCAAATGTTAGTTGTTTCCCATCCCTAGACACCACGAGTCTTGGATGGGCTGCGTAGGTGTCCAGAGTCACATCCACTGCATTGCACTGCTGGATCATCATCAGCTTGTCCAGAGGCGGAGTCCACAACTCTTTAACAAACCCATCTGCCATCGGTCTTTCAGCTCCAACAGGCCGTTCACAACCATCAGATAACCTGACCTCATGAATAAGCTCCTCCATCTCATTACTGAGTGTCTTTTCCATCTGAGCCACTGCTTTTTTCACCATCCCCACATAACTCTGCTGACTGATGTCAGGGAGTTCTGGTGTAagtggaggggtggggtgggaCAGAGGGTTGATTTGGTCCTCAGTGTGCAAGAGAGACGTCCAGCTCTGCAGGAGGCGGATGTGGTCCTCTGTTTGTAAAAGACGCTCCATTTCGGAccttctcctcctcagctcAGCGACTTCTTGCTCCAGATGTGTCATGTGGTCTTCAGCCTGCTTCAGTGCTGCTTTCTGCTTCTCCTGGATCACCGCAATCAGCTCAGCCTGGCTTCTTTGCAAAGAGACCAGTAGAGCAGTGAAAACCTCAGCAATGTCTGCCATCTCTTTCTCTGACTCTTTCTTGCTCTGTTCAACGAAGTATTTGATTTCCTTAAGACTCCTGGATTTAGTGTTTTCCATCATTTTTATCTCTGACGTCACATAGACCAGCTGGACTTTCCTCTCTCTGAACGCATGCTCTAACGGGACGGCTTCGTGCG
This portion of the Sebastes fasciatus isolate fSebFas1 chromosome 1, fSebFas1.pri, whole genome shotgun sequence genome encodes:
- the LOC141776059 gene encoding E3 ubiquitin-protein ligase TRIM39-like; the encoded protein is MASASSLPCDEQFLCSICLDVFTEPVSTPCGHNYCKTCITGYWASSDRTQCPLCLKKFRRRPQLQVNTGFRDMLEHFNNMKVRDEDDTLAEPGEVPCDICLVPKLKAQKTCLVCLASYCRPHLEPHERAAALKKHQLIDPVSNLEDRVCKKHDKVFELFCLDDEMCVCYMCLKDVHGAHEAVPLEHAFRERKVQLVYVTSEIKMMENTKSRSLKEIKYFVEQSKKESEKEMADIAEVFTALLVSLQRSQAELIAVIQEKQKAALKQAEDHMTHLEQEVAELRRRRSEMERLLQTEDHIRLLQSWTSLLHTEDQINPLSHPTPPLTPELPDISQQSYVGMVKKAVAQMEKTLSNEMEELIHEVRLSDGCERPVGAERPMADGFVKELWTPPLDKLMMIQQCNAVDVTLDTYAAHPRLVVSRDGKQLTFGGGFLSFLCGRQPFILGKERFSSGRFYYEVQVSGSKGWVLGVVKEPLNGEMISLPMPKDGGWTLCGIYNQDGECLANSFSPATLHVRQRHQTVGVFVDYEKGEVSFYDVDARTLIYSYSGCAFNETKSSLKSFLHYWTGIPLSNRSKLYPIFGIFEDDYDSELVITPVAHTTCP